The following is a genomic window from Synechococcus sp. JA-2-3B'a(2-13).
CGGCAACATTGGGCACCGAGGAGAGTCTGCCCCAGAAGTCAGCGAGTTTTGGGCTGCAACGCTCCAAAAAACCAAGACAAATCAAATCTCTGACCAAAGGGCTTAGGAAACCGCCAGGCGATAACGCCCCTTGGCCCGCCGTCGCCGCAAGACCTGACGCCCAGTTGCCGTTCGCATTCTGGCCCGAAACCCAGAAACCCGAATGCGTCTGCGATTGGTGCCACGAAGGGTACGCTGAGTCATGGTGAGAAGCCAACTTATGAATCCAAGATCATTTGCCAGAGCTGACCAGACCGAAATTAGCCCGCTTGAAACTGATCGCAGACGCTCAATCTTAGCAGACTCAATGGAAAATTGCTAGATTGGCCACCCCGCGCCGAGCAGTTAAATTGGGAATCCCGAAGC
Proteins encoded in this region:
- the rpmH gene encoding 50S ribosomal protein L34, translating into MTQRTLRGTNRRRIRVSGFRARMRTATGRQVLRRRRAKGRYRLAVS